A region from the Stygiolobus caldivivus genome encodes:
- a CDS encoding DNA-directed DNA polymerase, translating into MIKDFFILDFSYDVIDNIPVIFIWAIDSEGNRVVLLEKNFRPYFYAVVEEDKINQVIEEIKKISKTNSPITDIRLVNGKKLFGQPISVLKLETVIPAYVRIYRDDVAKVKGVRQVLEADIRFYMRYSIDLDIRPFYWISADVQETQNGNFRANKVYEIKEIKEKYNGPIPRLRKLSFSIEVYSKHGSPNPRKDPVIVISVRTDNTTKTFVSTDLDDKQIIKDFVSFIQDYDPDIIYGFNSNSFDWQYLLERSHSKGIKLDIGRRINGEPSQGVYGHFSVTGRLNVDLAGFVNTISEVKLKTLVNVCDYLGIVRKEDRVNLDWYDIPKFWEDKSKKDLVIRYVEDNAKSVYLLGESFLPFTIELTKITGLPLDQLSMASVGYRVEWLLMRESNRYNELIPNKEERTVESYEGGLVIPPVQGLHENVIVLDFSSMYPSIMIKYNVGPDTLVKGECDNCWVSPIGHRFRKEPPGLYKFVLENLVKERKEIKSRIQEIKDEYEIRLLNERQKALKVMANAFYGYMGWANARWYSREGAEAVTSWGRNIITEASKIAIENGFKVVYGDTDSIFIKGNGDLNKLQDIISQKFGIEIKIDKVYRRIFFTESKKRYAGITEDGKIDIVGFEAIRGDWCELAREVQKNVIEIILRTGKVDEAVRYVRKVVLSLRRGEFKVEDLIIWKGLDKDVNEYTITAPHVIAAKKALKAGYLVTRGSKIGYVIVKGSNKLSERAEPYFLVRDNSRIDISYYVENQIIPSAMHVLKVFGVKEDSLRSGGTDILSFFKK; encoded by the coding sequence ATGATTAAAGACTTTTTCATACTTGATTTTTCATATGACGTTATTGACAATATTCCAGTTATCTTCATTTGGGCTATTGATTCTGAGGGTAACAGAGTAGTCCTTTTAGAAAAGAATTTTAGACCATACTTCTATGCAGTAGTCGAAGAAGATAAAATAAATCAAGTAATAGAAGAAATAAAGAAGATAAGTAAAACAAACTCTCCAATTACTGATATAAGGTTAGTTAACGGGAAGAAGCTGTTTGGTCAACCTATATCGGTTTTGAAATTAGAAACCGTTATCCCTGCATATGTCCGTATTTATAGAGATGACGTAGCTAAAGTAAAAGGAGTCAGACAAGTACTAGAGGCAGACATAAGGTTCTATATGAGATATTCCATAGACCTTGATATCAGACCATTTTACTGGATAAGTGCAGATGTACAAGAAACACAAAATGGAAATTTTAGAGCTAACAAGGTATACGAGATCAAAGAGATAAAAGAAAAGTATAACGGACCAATACCTAGATTAAGGAAATTATCGTTTAGTATCGAGGTCTATTCTAAGCACGGTTCCCCTAATCCAAGAAAAGACCCTGTGATAGTAATTAGTGTAAGAACAGATAATACTACTAAGACGTTCGTATCGACGGATTTAGACGACAAACAAATTATAAAAGATTTTGTGTCGTTTATTCAAGATTATGATCCTGACATAATTTACGGGTTTAATAGTAATAGCTTTGATTGGCAGTATCTACTAGAGAGGTCGCATTCTAAAGGAATTAAACTGGATATAGGACGAAGGATTAATGGTGAGCCTTCACAAGGGGTCTACGGCCATTTTTCTGTAACCGGTAGACTTAACGTAGACTTAGCCGGGTTTGTTAACACTATTTCAGAGGTAAAATTAAAAACGCTTGTAAATGTATGCGATTATTTAGGGATCGTAAGGAAAGAAGATAGAGTTAACTTGGACTGGTATGATATACCAAAATTTTGGGAGGACAAAAGTAAGAAGGACTTAGTAATACGGTATGTAGAAGACAACGCTAAGTCTGTGTATCTCCTTGGGGAGTCATTTTTACCTTTCACCATAGAGTTGACAAAGATAACTGGTTTACCTCTTGATCAGCTCTCTATGGCAAGCGTTGGATATAGAGTTGAGTGGCTATTAATGAGGGAATCGAATAGGTACAATGAGTTGATACCAAACAAGGAAGAAAGGACCGTAGAAAGTTATGAAGGTGGGTTGGTGATTCCTCCGGTTCAGGGGCTTCATGAGAACGTAATAGTCTTGGATTTTTCCTCGATGTACCCGTCAATCATGATAAAATATAACGTAGGACCTGATACCTTAGTTAAGGGTGAATGCGATAATTGTTGGGTTTCTCCCATAGGGCATAGGTTTAGGAAGGAGCCACCTGGTCTTTATAAATTCGTCCTGGAAAACTTAGTCAAAGAGAGAAAAGAAATAAAATCTAGAATTCAAGAAATAAAAGATGAATATGAGATACGTCTGTTGAATGAAAGGCAAAAAGCACTAAAAGTTATGGCTAACGCTTTTTATGGGTATATGGGTTGGGCAAATGCTAGGTGGTATAGTAGAGAAGGCGCTGAAGCAGTAACGTCTTGGGGAAGGAATATCATAACCGAGGCTTCTAAAATTGCTATAGAGAATGGGTTTAAGGTAGTATACGGTGACACTGATTCAATCTTTATTAAGGGTAATGGTGATCTAAATAAACTTCAAGATATAATTTCCCAGAAATTTGGTATAGAGATTAAGATAGATAAGGTCTACCGCCGTATATTCTTTACAGAGAGTAAAAAAAGGTATGCTGGGATCACGGAAGATGGTAAAATAGACATAGTCGGGTTTGAGGCCATTAGGGGCGATTGGTGTGAATTAGCAAGGGAAGTACAGAAGAATGTTATCGAGATAATTCTTAGAACCGGTAAAGTCGATGAAGCTGTAAGATATGTAAGGAAGGTCGTCTTATCTTTAAGAAGAGGGGAATTTAAAGTTGAAGACTTGATAATATGGAAAGGACTAGATAAGGATGTAAACGAGTATACTATTACTGCTCCTCATGTTATCGCTGCAAAAAAAGCATTAAAGGCGGGATACTTAGTAACCAGAGGGAGTAAGATCGGATATGTGATTGTAAAAGGTAGCAATAAACTTTCAGAAAGGGCTGAACCATACTTTCTAGTAAGAGACAACTCAAGGATTGATATATCATATTATGTTGAGAATCAGATTATTCCTTCTGCTATGCATGTATTGAAAGTGTTTGGGGTAAAAGAAGATTCCCTTAGAAGTGGTGGGACAGACATTTTAAGTTTCTTTAAGAAATGA
- a CDS encoding GNAT family N-acetyltransferase has product MIIITNASEEDLRQIYEVEIESFDNPYPYSLLKAYYFLSGDLFIVAKDEQGRIKGYSLGIIQYGYRGHVVSIAVRKSERKRGVGSLLLRELETRFKGKGCSHSYLEVNYKNEDGIIFYKKLGYIVVKLQVNYYGRGQHAFIMVKDLLDRTGFE; this is encoded by the coding sequence TTGATAATTATAACTAATGCTAGCGAGGAGGATCTCAGGCAAATTTATGAGGTTGAGATAGAGAGCTTTGATAATCCTTATCCGTATTCATTACTTAAAGCGTATTATTTTTTATCGGGCGATCTCTTTATCGTTGCAAAAGATGAGCAGGGGAGGATTAAGGGCTATTCGCTCGGCATAATCCAATACGGGTATAGAGGTCATGTGGTGTCCATAGCTGTAAGGAAAAGTGAAAGGAAGAGGGGGGTAGGCTCTTTACTCTTAAGGGAGTTAGAGACGAGGTTTAAGGGGAAGGGGTGCTCACACTCATATCTTGAGGTAAATTATAAGAATGAGGATGGTATTATTTTCTACAAAAAACTTGGATATATTGTTGTAAAGTTACAAGTTAACTATTATGGAAGAGGGCAACACGCTTTTATAATGGTTAAAGACTTACTAGATAGGACTGGCTTTGAATGA
- a CDS encoding mRNA surveillance protein pelota, which translates to MRILEIDEKENLIRLYVEDEDDLWVLHLILEKGDKVIARTTRDVSLGKDSRRIPMTVELQVDYTEFQQYTSRLRIHGIILDAPERFGIKGAHHTVNLDIGDEIVIIKDKWSEFALEKIKRQAEKKGKLLIALVDFDEYIIATPMAQGVRVLAERSLPTPNKENEGIIEENAKTVAEEIKSFLLSLSTNVLILAGPGPFKEIVARHLQQGIKLYLDSVSSATRNGLNEILRRDIIDQVYRDYELAEEVKVMEKIMENISKDTGLVAYGKDDVQKAVDYGAVDTLLLLEDFLASDKREEFDPLLEEVERKKGRVMIVPRDSTIYYQVKSLTGIVALLRFRIN; encoded by the coding sequence ATGAGGATTTTAGAAATTGACGAAAAGGAAAACCTTATAAGATTATACGTCGAAGATGAAGACGACTTATGGGTTCTACACCTGATCCTCGAAAAAGGGGACAAAGTCATTGCGAGGACTACTAGAGACGTAAGTCTAGGTAAAGACAGCAGAAGGATACCAATGACGGTCGAGCTACAAGTTGATTATACTGAGTTTCAACAATACACCTCTAGGTTAAGGATCCATGGTATTATCCTGGATGCACCAGAAAGGTTTGGAATAAAAGGAGCACACCATACAGTAAACTTGGATATCGGAGATGAAATAGTAATAATCAAGGATAAATGGTCTGAATTTGCACTAGAAAAGATAAAGAGACAAGCAGAGAAAAAAGGTAAATTACTCATAGCGTTAGTTGATTTTGATGAATATATAATAGCAACACCGATGGCACAAGGCGTCAGAGTACTAGCGGAGAGGAGCTTACCCACTCCTAATAAAGAGAATGAAGGGATCATTGAAGAAAATGCAAAAACTGTGGCGGAAGAAATAAAGAGCTTTTTATTATCGCTCTCGACTAATGTCCTAATCCTCGCTGGACCAGGACCGTTTAAAGAAATAGTAGCGAGACACCTCCAACAGGGTATAAAATTGTACTTAGATAGCGTATCCTCTGCAACAAGAAACGGATTGAACGAAATTCTGAGGAGAGATATCATAGATCAAGTTTACAGAGACTACGAGTTAGCTGAAGAGGTTAAAGTCATGGAAAAAATTATGGAGAACATATCGAAAGATACCGGATTAGTAGCTTACGGTAAGGATGACGTCCAGAAGGCCGTCGACTACGGGGCTGTAGACACCTTATTATTGTTAGAGGATTTTCTGGCTTCAGATAAGAGGGAAGAGTTTGACCCCCTATTGGAGGAGGTAGAGAGGAAAAAAGGAAGGGTTATGATAGTACCAAGAGATTCTACAATATACTATCAAGTTAAGAGCTTAACGGGTATTGTAGCTCTATTACGTTTTAGAATTAATTAG
- a CDS encoding radical SAM protein: MLRGNPDIGVYNALPRGCELCRLGGKLVVYITGECGDNCYYCPVSTERFGKDVMYANEAEVKSLYDFIYEAYRMNAAGAGITGGDPILAIGRLTKLIRLFKDEFSSDFHVHLYTSGRYVTNDVLRELERVGLDEIRFHPVKEDYLKAVEKALKFRFDVGIEVPSIPHEKEFLERIVEWGVKKGVKFININELELTERNYQSLNVQGYRVSHGLTGVKGSAELALSLLRKYESKNVALHYCSSVYKDVVETRTRFLRIIKYSAKPYENGTPEGTIVRAIVKSNSDLSDIGEKIGEGMWSISPDFSSHFSEVVLVEEHPDQRRLRITEKLINSKT; the protein is encoded by the coding sequence TTGCTAAGGGGAAATCCTGATATCGGAGTTTATAATGCACTTCCAAGAGGCTGTGAGCTGTGCAGATTGGGGGGTAAACTAGTAGTATATATAACGGGTGAGTGCGGGGATAATTGTTACTATTGCCCAGTTAGTACAGAACGTTTTGGTAAGGACGTAATGTATGCTAATGAAGCTGAGGTAAAATCCCTTTACGATTTTATCTACGAAGCTTATAGGATGAATGCAGCTGGTGCGGGGATAACGGGCGGAGACCCCATACTCGCTATCGGGAGGTTGACAAAGCTCATAAGGTTATTTAAAGACGAGTTTTCGTCTGATTTTCACGTCCACCTTTACACCAGTGGAAGATATGTTACTAATGATGTATTAAGGGAACTAGAGAGGGTAGGATTGGACGAAATTAGGTTTCACCCGGTAAAAGAGGATTACTTAAAGGCCGTGGAGAAGGCATTAAAGTTCAGGTTTGATGTAGGTATAGAAGTCCCCTCTATTCCTCATGAAAAAGAGTTCCTGGAGAGAATTGTTGAATGGGGTGTTAAGAAAGGTGTTAAGTTCATAAATATAAATGAGTTAGAATTAACCGAAAGAAATTACCAGTCCTTGAACGTACAAGGGTATAGGGTAAGCCACGGGCTAACAGGCGTAAAAGGGAGTGCTGAATTAGCTCTGTCACTACTGAGGAAATATGAATCTAAAAATGTAGCTTTGCACTATTGTAGTTCAGTTTATAAGGACGTAGTAGAGACTAGAACGAGGTTTTTAAGGATCATTAAATATTCTGCAAAACCCTATGAAAACGGAACCCCAGAAGGCACAATAGTTAGGGCAATTGTAAAGAGTAACAGTGATTTATCAGATATTGGAGAGAAAATTGGAGAAGGGATGTGGTCAATTTCACCGGATTTCTCCAGTCACTTTTCGGAAGTTGTCTTAGTTGAGGAACATCCAGACCAGAGAAGGCTAAGAATAACTGAAAAGCTAATTAATTCTAAAACGTAA
- a CDS encoding DUF1122 family protein, translated as MLRGRVGSVLEIESKDIKSTHIKELKTFTVLVNGKVLGKAYYFSGRGDYYPWLEIDYDIWLRKDGLEVDFFSFIYHFLPPGGKLFVTYLKDPDTRKMLLQGYNPADTPLGFSLLKAGFTWFKDWYFPEGGNEGVPKLQTNKAFNELDELRELKDLLNEVKREEVRRYIEERIAKGKS; from the coding sequence ATGCTGAGAGGTAGAGTAGGGAGTGTTTTGGAAATAGAAAGTAAAGATATTAAGTCAACGCATATTAAAGAATTAAAGACTTTTACCGTCTTAGTTAACGGTAAAGTATTAGGTAAGGCATATTATTTTTCGGGTAGGGGAGATTATTATCCATGGTTAGAAATAGATTATGACATTTGGCTGAGAAAAGATGGGCTAGAAGTAGACTTCTTCTCGTTTATCTACCACTTTCTTCCTCCGGGGGGTAAACTGTTTGTAACGTATTTGAAAGATCCCGATACTAGGAAAATGCTTTTACAAGGGTATAACCCTGCTGATACTCCCTTAGGGTTTTCGCTATTGAAAGCCGGTTTTACTTGGTTTAAGGATTGGTATTTCCCAGAAGGTGGGAATGAAGGAGTACCTAAATTACAAACTAATAAAGCTTTTAACGAACTTGATGAGCTGAGAGAGCTTAAAGATCTACTAAATGAAGTTAAAAGGGAAGAAGTAAGGAGATATATAGAGGAAAGAATTGCTAAGGGGAAATCCTGA
- a CDS encoding nucleotidyltransferase domain-containing protein produces MEIEYSELHWKLLAEKRDRAMVILSRLRNLSLEGNVYGSVARGDVNKDSDIDIIIFYPDLLKLDLIEADHKFIVQATPFSTPKAYISLDLEEKEVISFPLSKLSRKEVEFYYFGGMINAQEIQKGLRVVGVNKKLMIIIPSEKGHLEIPLKGNEDYAAKLLKNVSYDTIFERERLLTKREERGHTGVFLKYVLDKEESFENAIRNLYKNNKYFRRAIDAER; encoded by the coding sequence ATGGAAATAGAATACTCTGAACTACACTGGAAGTTATTGGCTGAGAAACGAGATAGAGCTATGGTAATCCTTTCTAGGTTACGCAACCTTTCGCTTGAGGGTAACGTTTACGGCTCAGTAGCCCGAGGAGATGTAAATAAAGATAGTGATATAGATATAATAATTTTTTATCCTGATTTATTAAAGTTAGACCTTATAGAGGCTGACCATAAGTTCATAGTCCAGGCTACTCCTTTTTCAACTCCTAAGGCCTATATATCACTGGACTTGGAAGAGAAAGAAGTGATATCCTTTCCCTTATCTAAACTTTCAAGAAAAGAAGTAGAGTTTTATTATTTTGGTGGTATGATAAATGCACAAGAGATTCAAAAGGGTTTGAGGGTAGTCGGTGTCAATAAAAAATTAATGATAATAATACCGTCGGAAAAGGGGCACTTAGAGATTCCTTTAAAAGGCAATGAAGATTATGCAGCAAAACTTCTTAAGAACGTGTCTTATGACACGATCTTTGAAAGGGAGCGGTTATTAACGAAGAGGGAAGAGAGAGGTCATACGGGAGTTTTCCTTAAATATGTCCTAGATAAGGAAGAGAGTTTTGAGAACGCTATCAGGAATTTATATAAGAATAACAAATACTTCAGAAGGGCTATCGATGCTGAGAGGTAG
- a CDS encoding site-2 protease family protein has translation MNAVELFFIGLIVFWASLYLLRKRLEGRGFQIYPFLLLWKKGTRSEWFPNLARKKSYKTFEKAALALGIISMLGGISLVVYVFINLLNAYFISPSQVAQAQAPKLTPIIPGITIGLNQVPWLLLAIGISVTLHELAHAVSATSNKIKVKGGGFLLLLFFPGAFVEPDEDEFIASSLTAKLKVISAGIAINLILAALFFPLVFYVPPIVSQGLQIVAEVPHYPAYNASIPINSVIIKVDNHTVTTPQQLGYYLDQSIRQEITLLLPNGSIITKAINTTPDHKIGVYITYYYPPLLYSILDFAYWMFTINFSLALLNGAPLIITDGGKIFTELIKRIGLGENVSYTIQGVLLLILIGAIILSISPPQ, from the coding sequence GTGAACGCGGTAGAGTTATTTTTCATCGGTCTAATAGTCTTTTGGGCGTCATTATACCTACTTAGGAAGAGGCTTGAAGGACGCGGTTTTCAGATATATCCATTCCTTTTACTCTGGAAAAAAGGTACAAGAAGCGAGTGGTTTCCTAACCTAGCCAGAAAAAAGTCATATAAGACGTTTGAAAAAGCAGCGCTAGCCCTCGGTATTATCTCTATGCTAGGAGGTATCTCACTAGTAGTTTATGTGTTCATCAACCTATTGAATGCCTACTTCATATCTCCTAGTCAGGTCGCCCAAGCCCAGGCGCCTAAGCTAACACCTATTATACCCGGAATAACTATCGGGCTTAACCAAGTCCCGTGGCTTTTATTAGCGATAGGTATTTCGGTAACACTACACGAATTAGCTCACGCTGTTTCAGCAACATCAAATAAAATAAAGGTGAAAGGAGGAGGGTTCCTTCTTCTTTTATTCTTCCCCGGTGCATTTGTAGAGCCTGATGAAGACGAATTTATAGCGTCTAGCTTAACGGCTAAACTGAAAGTCATCTCAGCAGGGATAGCTATAAACCTAATTTTAGCAGCATTGTTTTTCCCTTTAGTATTTTATGTCCCACCAATTGTTTCTCAAGGACTTCAAATAGTAGCCGAAGTACCACATTACCCTGCTTATAATGCTTCAATCCCTATTAACTCCGTGATTATAAAAGTAGATAACCACACTGTAACCACACCCCAACAATTAGGTTATTACTTAGACCAGTCAATTAGGCAGGAGATAACTCTACTATTGCCTAACGGTAGTATAATAACAAAGGCAATTAATACTACGCCGGACCACAAAATAGGCGTCTATATAACGTACTATTACCCACCCCTTCTCTACTCTATTCTAGATTTTGCATACTGGATGTTTACAATAAACTTTAGCTTAGCATTACTCAATGGAGCACCGCTCATAATTACCGATGGAGGAAAAATATTCACAGAATTAATTAAAAGAATAGGGCTAGGTGAAAACGTATCATATACAATTCAAGGCGTCCTATTGTTAATCCTAATAGGGGCTATAATACTGTCTATTAGTCCTCCTCAATAA
- the lysS gene encoding lysine--tRNA ligase — MKWDERRISVIEELRKKGINPYPQKYELTHTIPEVRKLERSDKPTEPFIFDISTAGRVANIRRHGKISFVDIFDEGERLQLQLRVNELGERYEEFFKFVDRGDIIGVKGDLMYTIKGELTLRVKDYTMLAKSLIEPPDWTKMSAEFRYAHRYVDFLYNDSARKAMEIRYSTIRAIREFLYSQGFIEVETPILQPVYGGALAKPFKSHVNYLNEDWYLRISLELYLKRYIVGGFGKVFEIGKVFRNEDIDVTHNPEFTLLELYWAYADYNDIMKLTEQIIQEAVKKVKNDLKITYTIGERNYTIEFSQFRKVPMLDAVSEALGKNVEEMTEEQLKELMKKYELRPRGDTYVKGLMIEKLFDKLVVPNLIQPTFVIDYPIETTPLCKPHRSKPGLVERFELFIAGMELANAYTELNDPILQDQLFRQEQEMFKKGDEEAHPYDKDFIRALSYGMPPTGGLGIGIDRLVMLFTNNMSIKEVVPFPMLSAKVIEED; from the coding sequence TTGAAATGGGATGAGCGAAGGATATCTGTTATTGAAGAGTTAAGGAAAAAGGGTATAAATCCATACCCTCAGAAATACGAACTGACCCATACTATCCCAGAGGTTAGAAAGCTAGAAAGGTCAGATAAGCCTACGGAACCTTTTATATTCGATATTTCTACCGCAGGTAGAGTGGCTAATATAAGAAGGCACGGTAAGATCTCTTTCGTAGATATTTTCGATGAGGGTGAAAGGCTACAGCTCCAATTAAGAGTGAACGAGCTTGGGGAGAGGTACGAAGAGTTCTTTAAGTTTGTAGACCGCGGTGACATTATAGGTGTAAAGGGCGATCTTATGTATACTATTAAGGGAGAATTAACTCTCAGAGTAAAGGACTATACTATGCTTGCAAAGTCGTTAATAGAGCCCCCTGATTGGACTAAGATGTCTGCAGAATTTCGTTACGCACATCGATATGTAGACTTTCTGTATAACGACTCTGCGAGAAAAGCAATGGAAATCCGATACTCCACTATCAGGGCTATCAGGGAGTTCTTGTATTCACAAGGTTTTATCGAAGTTGAAACTCCTATCCTTCAACCCGTGTACGGAGGTGCCTTAGCTAAACCGTTTAAGAGTCACGTTAACTACCTTAATGAGGACTGGTACTTGAGGATATCTCTTGAGCTCTACCTGAAAAGGTATATAGTTGGGGGTTTTGGTAAGGTCTTTGAAATTGGTAAGGTCTTTAGGAATGAAGACATAGATGTTACTCATAACCCTGAATTCACTCTGCTGGAGCTCTATTGGGCATACGCTGATTACAATGACATTATGAAGTTAACAGAGCAAATTATTCAGGAAGCTGTAAAGAAAGTTAAGAACGATTTGAAGATTACATACACGATAGGCGAGAGAAACTATACGATAGAGTTCTCCCAGTTTAGGAAGGTGCCTATGTTAGACGCGGTATCCGAAGCATTAGGTAAAAATGTAGAGGAGATGACTGAAGAACAGCTAAAGGAGCTTATGAAGAAGTATGAGTTAAGACCTAGAGGGGACACATATGTTAAGGGCCTAATGATAGAAAAGCTGTTTGATAAACTAGTAGTCCCTAACTTAATTCAGCCTACTTTTGTGATAGACTATCCTATTGAGACCACTCCACTGTGCAAGCCCCACAGGTCTAAACCGGGATTGGTTGAAAGGTTCGAGCTATTTATCGCAGGGATGGAGTTAGCTAATGCGTATACTGAACTTAATGACCCCATACTTCAAGACCAGTTATTCAGGCAAGAGCAGGAGATGTTTAAGAAGGGAGATGAAGAGGCCCACCCATACGATAAGGACTTTATAAGGGCGCTAAGTTACGGTATGCCTCCTACTGGAGGGTTAGGGATCGGCATAGATAGGCTAGTGATGCTATTTACGAACAACATGAGTATTAAAGAGGTCGTACCGTTCCCCATGTTGAGCGCGAAAGTTATTGAGGAGGACTAA
- the sul7d gene encoding Sul7d family chromatin protein, translating to MATVKFKYKGEEKSVDTSKIKKVWRVGKMISFTYDDNGKTGRGAVSEKDAPKELLDMLAKAEKGK from the coding sequence ATGGCAACAGTAAAGTTCAAGTATAAGGGAGAGGAAAAGTCCGTAGATACTTCTAAGATAAAGAAAGTGTGGAGAGTAGGAAAGATGATATCGTTTACCTATGACGACAACGGAAAGACCGGTAGGGGAGCAGTAAGCGAGAAAGACGCCCCTAAAGAGTTACTAGACATGTTAGCCAAAGCCGAAAAAGGAAAGTAA
- a CDS encoding 4-hydroxyphenylacetate 3-hydroxylase family protein has translation MGLRTGEQYLEAIKVRNKAEIYVLGKEVKDVTTHPFLKPSVMAFKATFDAPWEEDTKELARAWSPFINEEVNRFNHIHRSPEDLAAKVKLLRKISHKTGACFQRCVGFDALNTLYIITELMAQKGKTEPKEKFVEYLKTVQKKDLALAGAMTDAKGVRTQKPSQQKNKDAYVRVTEVTKDGIYVSGAKANITGVAASEEIVVLPTRAMGPEDQDYAVAFSIPTDTEGIKIVVGRQLNDARRMEEGDIDALPYFYNHEGLVIFDNVFVPMERVFLLKDWQYTSQLVEIFSAYHRQGYGGCKAGLGDVIIGATYNLAKQIGVEKASHIQEKITEEIFLTETMYSAGIAASLNAVQPCPNCWWVNPMHANVTKHLVARFPAQISQLAIDIAGGIIGTAPSEWDLKNPKLREYIAKYLQGVEGYTAEDRLRMVRLLENVSMGVAFMIESVHGAGSPAAQRIMFSRLYDLNYSEEVAKKLAGMKSNVRFTEKAEPWRETETEKLAKSKTAPSTEDKLSK, from the coding sequence ATGGGACTAAGAACTGGAGAACAGTATCTAGAGGCAATAAAAGTTAGGAATAAAGCGGAAATTTATGTTTTAGGAAAAGAAGTAAAGGACGTAACTACTCACCCATTCCTTAAGCCCTCAGTAATGGCTTTTAAAGCTACGTTTGATGCTCCTTGGGAAGAAGACACAAAGGAGTTAGCCAGGGCATGGAGCCCTTTTATTAATGAAGAGGTAAACAGGTTTAACCACATTCACAGATCCCCAGAAGACCTGGCAGCCAAAGTTAAACTGCTCCGAAAGATAAGTCATAAAACTGGGGCTTGTTTCCAGAGGTGTGTAGGATTTGACGCATTGAATACTCTCTATATTATAACGGAACTAATGGCTCAGAAAGGAAAGACAGAGCCCAAGGAGAAGTTCGTTGAGTACCTTAAAACGGTACAGAAAAAAGACCTAGCACTTGCTGGGGCTATGACTGATGCTAAAGGCGTAAGGACACAGAAACCCAGTCAGCAAAAGAATAAGGACGCTTACGTCAGAGTAACGGAGGTCACGAAAGATGGTATTTACGTTTCTGGTGCAAAAGCTAACATAACCGGAGTTGCAGCTAGCGAAGAGATAGTAGTATTACCCACTAGGGCTATGGGTCCGGAAGACCAAGACTACGCTGTAGCTTTCTCGATACCTACAGATACTGAAGGGATAAAAATAGTTGTAGGTAGGCAACTAAACGACGCCAGAAGGATGGAGGAAGGGGATATCGATGCTTTACCCTATTTCTATAATCACGAGGGTTTAGTAATATTTGATAACGTATTTGTACCGATGGAGCGTGTATTCCTCCTTAAGGACTGGCAGTACACATCACAGCTAGTTGAGATCTTCTCAGCATATCATAGGCAAGGATACGGCGGGTGTAAAGCCGGGTTAGGAGACGTAATTATAGGAGCTACATACAACTTAGCTAAACAGATAGGAGTAGAGAAAGCATCACATATTCAAGAGAAAATCACAGAGGAGATCTTCCTTACAGAAACTATGTACTCAGCTGGTATAGCTGCTAGCCTAAACGCAGTCCAACCGTGTCCCAATTGCTGGTGGGTAAACCCTATGCATGCTAACGTTACAAAGCACCTAGTAGCGAGGTTCCCTGCGCAGATATCTCAACTAGCAATAGATATAGCTGGTGGAATAATAGGCACAGCACCGAGTGAGTGGGACTTAAAGAACCCAAAACTTAGGGAGTATATAGCAAAATACCTTCAGGGCGTTGAAGGTTATACGGCTGAAGACAGATTAAGGATGGTCAGATTACTAGAGAATGTAAGTATGGGAGTAGCATTTATGATAGAATCAGTCCACGGTGCAGGAAGTCCGGCAGCACAGAGGATAATGTTTAGTAGACTATACGACTTAAACTACTCAGAGGAAGTAGCAAAGAAGTTAGCAGGGATGAAATCTAACGTAAGGTTTACGGAAAAAGCCGAACCTTGGAGAGAGACAGAGACGGAAAAACTTGCCAAGAGTAAAACAGCTCCCTCAACAGAAGATAAATTAAGTAAATGA